In Rhizobium sp. NLR16a, the DNA window TTTCAACAGCCAGGTCGCCAGGGGAACACCGAGCGCGATATAGACCATGACGACGGCGAAATGCGTGTCCAGCAGGCCGAGGCGGTTCATGTAGCGATAGAGCGGCACCATGATGACGAGCGGCGAGATCATCTGGAAGAGCAGCAGCCCCATCATCGAGAGGCCCTTGCCACGGAACTGGAAGCGGGAGAAAGCGTAAGCGGCGGGCAAGGCAACGATCAGCACGCCGAGCCCGCTCAGAGCCGCAAGCTTCAGGCCGTTCCAGAGATAGATCGGGAAATAGCTGTTGTTGAGAACGGTGATGAAGTTCTGAATGGTAGGGTTGTCGGGAATGTAGCGCGCCGCGCCGCGATAGACCTCGCGCTTGTCGCGTAGCGCCATCGACAGCAGATAGGTGAGGGGGCCGGCGAAGAAGACGAACATCACCAACATGAAGAGATAGCTCATGGCATCGCCTAACCGGCTTCCGGTGCGTCCGCTCATTGCTCTTCCTCCTTCGGCAGGAACGACGCATAGACGAAGGCGAGCCCGAGGCTGATGATCAGCATCAGCACGGAGAGCACGCTGCCGCCGGAGAGGTCATAGTTTCGGAAGACGATATTGAAGACGTAGAGCGAGATCACTTCGGTCGCGCGCCCGGGTCCGCCGCCTGTCAGTGTGATGATCGCATCGAAGGTGTTCACCGTCTGGATGGTGATCAGGATCATGTTGACGAGGATGGCAGCGCGCAGCTGCGGCAGCGTGACGAAGAAGAACTGCTGCGAGGCGCTGGCGCCGTCGACCTCCGCCGCCTCGTAGAGCGAGGGATCGATCGATTTCAGCGCCGCATACATGACGACCATCGAAAAGGCGGTGCCGCGCCAGATGTTCGAGATCAGAGTCGACCACGGCGCCATTGCCGGGTCCGAGAGCCAGGCGACGGTCGGCATGTGCATCAGCCTCAAAATGCTGTTGAGCGCGCCGTAAGGCGCTTCGGAAAACAACATCTGCCAGATGATGCCGCCGGCAATGCCCGGCACGACCCAGGCGACAAGCGCCGTGGTCCTCAGGATCGTGGTGCCGAACAGGCCGCGCTTTTCGCCGCGAATGACGGTGACGGCGACCGCAAGCCCGAGGATCTGCTGGCCGATGACGCTGCCGCCGACGAAGATCAGCGTCGCCCAGAGAATGTCGGGCAGTTGCGGCGAGCTCAGCGCACTGGTGATCGACCCAAACGTATATTGCTGGTTCTCGCCGATCAGCGTCGCATTGGTGAAGGAAAGCCGGAAAACGTCGATGACGGGATAGAGGTAGAATATGCCGATGACGATGATCACGGGCATGATCCAGGGCAGGGGCGCACCGGCGAACCGGCGCATGAACGTTCTGCTTTGAGGCGGGCTGTCAGCCTCGCTGGCAATTGGGCTCATTGGCTTCTCTGTCCGGGTTTGGCACTGTCGACGGCGCCTCAAGTCCAGGCGCCGTCGCGGTCGGAAGCGTGGAAACGCCCGGGATCAGAGACGCTTGTAAGCCTCCATCGCCGCGCTAAATGCGGCATCCAGGGCCTCTTCCGGTTTCTTCGTCCCCGACAGCACGTCTCCCATCATGATCTGGATCTGGTTGGAGATCTCGGGATAGATCGGCACGCCGGGCCGGGCTTGGCCATCGACCAGCGCATTGGCGAAGGTCTTGTTGGCTTCCGTCGAGAAGACCTCATACTTGTCGAAGAGCGACTTGCGCGTCGGCAGCTGCTGCTGCAGCGCGTTTGCAGGACCCATATAGACGTCGCGCGCCAGGTTGGCGCACATTTCGATCTTCTCCTTGTCCTTGCTGAAGGAGGCGACCGTCCAGCCGCCGGTGCCCGTCGACTTCTGGTCGGCCGTGGGGCCCGGGATCGGCGAGAAGGTCCAGTTCTTGAATTCCTCTTCGTCGAGCGTCGTCTTCAGCTGTGCATATTGCCAGTTGCCGCCGATGAAGAGCGCCGTCGTCGCGGCAGCCGCCGCAGCGTTCATATCGTCGTAATTGGCGATCGTCGTAACGCGCTTCGGCGCCGCACCGGAATCGACGAGATCCTTGAAGTAGTTCAGCGCCTTCAGGAATTTCTCCTTGTTCTCGCCTTCGCCGAAGATTGGCTTGCCCGAGTCGTCGACGAGTTTGCCGCCGAGCGCCCAGTAATTGGCGAGCCAGTCGAAGGTCGTGCCTTCCCAGCGCCCGCCGTTGAAGAGCACGCCTTCCATGCCCTCCTTGGTGGAGGCAAGGGCGGCCTTCTTCAGTTCGTCCCAGGTCTTCGGCGCATCTGCGACCACAGACTTGTTGCGGTAGAGAACGCGCAGGTCCGTATCCCACCACCAGGCACGGATGGTCTTGTCCTTGTCGGTGATGCCGCTGCGGATGAAGGGGAAGAGATCGTCCACTTCTTCCTTGGAGAAATAGGGTGTGAAATCGGCCAGCACGTGATTGACCATGAACTGCGAGAGCACGAAGGAGTCGACGGCCGCACAATCCGGCGCGTTGCCGGCCTTGGCCTGCTCCAGCATCTTGGCCTGTTCAGTGCCGATGTCGGAGGACATGAATTGCATCTGCAATTTCCAGTCCGGATGCTTCTTGATGAAATCGACGAAGAGCTTCTGATAGCCCTCGGCAATGGCGGGATCGGAATTGTTCGGGCTGTCGTTCGTCAGGCGGACGACGAGCGTTTTCGGCGCATCGGCAAGGCCGATCCGGTCTTTGGTGGCAAGTTCCTGGGCAAAAATGGTGGATGCTGAAAATAAGACAGTGCTCAGCGCCAATGCGCTGACGGTCGCGCTCTTCATGATGGGTCTCCTCCCCATTTTGAACGAATACAGCCTGGCGGTCGGTTGACCTCTCCTCAATTCCGTGCTGCATTAATTAGATTAAGTTACTTTGATTTGATGTCAAGCCAGAGCTTGGGAGGATGAGATGCTGGCGAGATTCAACAGCAGCTAGCGCACGCTGCGGTTTTCGGAAGGGATGCACGCCAAAATAAGTTGCCGACAGCGCCTTAGGGAAATCAGGCGCATCCAACCCGCAATTTTCCTGAGGAAAAGGCCGATCGATCGCGGATGGCCGCGATGGTGTCAGTTCGTGCTCCGGGCCGCAGCGGCAGCCGGAAACTGAAGTCCATGGAGGAGAAGATGCGTTTACTCATTCTCGGAACCGGCGGCATGGCCAACCAGCACGCCGCGCGTTTCAAGGCGATCGAAGGCGTCAGCGTCGTTGGCGGCGTCGATGTCGTCCCGGAGCGGCTCGCGGCCTTTTGCACCGAACATGGCATCGCCAATCATTTCATCTCGCTGGAGGATGCGCTCGCGTGGGGCGAGTTCGATGCGGTGGCGAACGTCACGCCCGATCGTATCCACCACCCGACGACGCTTCAGGCGATCGCCGCCGGCAAACATGTCTTCTGCGAAAAGCCGCTCGCCACCGATGCCGTCAAGGCGATGGAAATGACCGAGGCGATCGAGCGGGCCGGCAAGGTCGGCATGGTCAACCTCACTTATCGCAATTCGCCGGCGCTGCAGAAGGGCCGGCAGATGGTGCTTGCCGGCGAGATCGGCGCCGTGCGCCATGTCGAGGCGTCGCATCTGCAAAGCTGGCTGGTCGGCCGCCACTGGGGCGATTGGAAGAGCGAAAGCAAATGGCTCTGGCGGCTGAGCAAGAAACACGGCTCGAACGGCGCGCTTGGCGATATCGGCATTCACATCGTCGATTTCGCCTCTTATGGCTCCGGCCTCGACGTCGCCCACGTCTTTGCGCGGCTGAAGACTTTCGACAAGGCGCCGGATCACAGGATCGGCGAATACGATCTCGACGCCAATGACAGCTTCACGATGAATGTCGATTTCACCAATGGCGCGATCGGCACGATCCAGGCGACACGCACGGCAGCCGGCCAGATGGATCAGCTGCGCCTTAGGGTCTATGGTGAAACCGGCTCGGTCGAGATGATCTACGACACCGGTAAATCGACGCTGCGCGCCTGCCTTGGCGAAGATGTGCATACCGCGACGTGGCGCGATGTGCCTTTCGATCCTGTGGAGACGAACTACCAACGTTTCGTCCAGGCCGTGCGGGCGGGCAAGACCCAGGAACCCTCCTTCCGGCGCGCCGCCAACATCCAGAAGGTGCTCGACACGGCGCTCGCCTCCGATCTCAGCCATACCGATGAGGCGCTCGGCTGAGCCCGCCGAATTATGTTGCACGGTCGGCTTAGGCCGAAGCTGGCGGCAGCAGAAGCGTGTTGAGGAAGGGCAGGAGGGCTGCACCGAGTGCCACGCCGCCACCGCTGAAGCTTGCCGGCCGCATCGGCGAAATCCATGGCGTCAGCAGCGGCCTGGTCGAGGTGTCGCGCCGCTCGACGGAAAGCTGATGGATCAGCGCCTCGATCACCCCCTGCGGTAGGTCGCCGCCGATCATGACGACGCTCGGGGCGATGAAGCCGGCCATGGCGATGATCGGGTCGAGCAGATGGCCGGCGGCCTCGCGTATCCATTGCGACAGCGACGACGAGGAGAACTCCTCGCCCCTGAGCAGGCGCGCGAAGTCCTCGTCTCCGATGCGCGAGCGCAGGGAATCGAAACCGACGACGGTATTGAGCTGGACATTGTCGGGCCCGGTCAGCATTTCGCCGATGCTGCCCGCCCGCCCATGCACGCCGGAATAGGGTATGCCTCGGATGAGGAAACCCGCCTGAACGTCATCGTCGATGATGATCATCGCGAGCCCGCCCTCCGGCATGGCGCTGCCGATCGTGCGCTCGGCAAGCAGGCTCGCCGTGCATTCGTTTTCGACGTAGGTGCGTGCGATCGTCGACATCGCGGCAAGCTGCTCGCTGCGGGCATCGTTCCAATCGTTGGCGGCGATCCCGAGCCCGACGATCGGCAATGTCGCATGCCGATCGGCCATGTCCCGGACCGCCGCGTGTACCGCGCCAACCCCGTCTTCCGGCTCCACGTCGAAATAGACCCGGTCATGCACTTGGCCGCTCAAATCGATCAGCACGATCTCGCCGCGCGTCCGTCGAAGCTTGACGCCGATCGAAAACGCGCCCTCCGGCCGCAGCGCGAATTCCGTGGCCGTCGCCACGCCGCCGAGCCCGGTGCGCCGGTTCGATGTCACGAGCTTCTCGTCGGCAAGCCGCCGCAATATATTGGTGATGCCAGGCCCGGTCAGCCCGCTATGCCGCCCAAGCTCGGTGCGCGTCAGTGGCCCGTGCCGGCGGATTGCTTCTAGGATGACGCGGATATTCCGGTCGGCGATCTCACCCGATCTCAAGCCCACCGTTTTGGCGCGGGGAGCGCCCAACTCTTGAGTGTGAAGCCGACGCGGCCCCGACCGAAGATACCGCATGACCGTCTTTCTTGAGAGCACTTCGACGGTGTGTATCACGCTTATCGGTGTTCGTAACGATTTTCCAACGAAGTGCTCCGGCTTTCGAGAACCGCAACGGCGTGCCGATCATCCTCGCTGCGTCTTCTATACGTTAATAGCTGCAAGGACGATCGTTGCCGAAACCGTCGCGACAAGCCGGCCTGAGTGCGAAGTCAGCGCTGGAGTATCCAACCGATCCGGTCTGCGCCGGGTCGGTAGAGGTCGTCGTGCAGGACGACGCCGACATGGCAACGGCGATGAGCGCTGCCATCGCTGCCGGCAATTTCCACATCCGGAGCATCCCTCAACCCTCCCTTCGCCGCCAACAGGCAGCGTCTTCAGTGTGGTTGCCAAAGCAGATAGGTCGATGCTGCGATCAGGAAACTGTCATCATCGATCAAGATTGCGTTATCCTTGCGGCTGATGGTCGCCTACTTAGAAAGGGAGTTTTTTCGAAGGGCTCGGAGGCTGGAGAGAGCTCCGGCCGGCTCGTTAAGGAGAAACGACATGGCACGGGCGTTGAGAAGATCACGCTCAGTGTTGGATGTGATATCGCTTTCGATAAACTTGTCTTGGACGATCAGAACGTGCGTCGGATGAAGGCAGGCGGCTCGATCCAAAATCTCTCGGAGGACATAGCACGCCGCGGATTGCTGACCAGCCTGAATGTTCGCCCGCGGATGTCTTTTCCATGCTATGATGGGCCTGCAAAGCTCAAGTTCGACGTCTGGAATATGGCAGAGGCCGAACGCTACTTTGCCCCGGCGAAGGGAGTTTGCGCCCAGCAGGGCTCGCCCCCCGAAGCGCTGGGTGTGCTGCCTTTTTGATCGATCGGGAGGAGGTTGTTCATGTCCACGGATAGTGTCGACCGCCCGCTGCAGCCGGGCGACCGGGCACCGAATGTTGTACTCGATGCGATCTCGCGCGAAGGCAAGATCGCGCTCGATGACTTTCGAGGCCGTAGCCCGCTACTGATCGGTCTATTTCGAGGCCTACACTGTCCATTCTGTCGGCGTCATGTCTCGGCGATGGCGCAGCTCAACCCTGCCCTGAAGGAGAAAGGCATCGAGTGTCTCGCTGTCGTCAAGACGCCCGTCGAACGGGCGCGGCTCTACTTTCGTTACCATCCACTACCCAACCTTATCAGCGCATCCGACCCGGAGGGGGCTTCGCATCGCGCCTTCGGTTTACCCATCCTCGAGCTCACGGAGAATGAAACCGAATGGCCGCACAAGCTCGGAATGGACGCGGTCAGGACAATGCGGATCGATTTACCGCGGGAGTTGCCCGTGCCGATGAACCCGGCTGCGGCGGGCGACTTTCTGGAGAAAAAGGACCCGTATGAAATGACGGCGGCCGACCAGCAGATTATCATCGCCGGTCACATGCCGCTTATCGGCGAGTTCCTGCTCGATCGGGACGGCACTGTGCGCTGGAGTTTCACAGAAGCCGAAGAGGGGGGCCAAAATCTATGCCGGGCGCCGAGTCCCGAAGAATTGATGTCAGCAGCGTCCCAAGTCGCACTTCAGTAAGCTGCTGAACAACTCGTCCCACGAGATGGTTGGCAGCCTTATACCAATCAGCGAACGCGCAGAGCTTCCCGTTGTATACGATGATCAGCAGGTCTGGGGCCACCAGCGGACCGTGGGCATTGCGAAGTCCGTGGCGAGCAACGGTCATCAGAACCAGTAGAATCTGGACCAAAGTCAGCATCGCGCCTGGAAGGTTCTCAACCAACCATCAAGGTCAGGGCAGCCTCGGATGGTAACCTCTCTGCAACATCCGCAATGAGGAGGAAGTCGCTCCCTCCCCATTCATCACCGCATCGCCGTGACCTCATTGATGGACCGGATCCGTCACCGCTTTGATGACCTCGGACGCCATCTTGAACTCCTTCTCGCGGCTGGTGATGCCATGGCGTCGCGCGATCCAGTTAAAATCGGTGTAGGCGACACGGACCGTTCCATCCTTCGCTTCGTAAACGAGAACTCTGACGGGCCAATCGAGCCCGGCCACTGGATTGGCGGTGATGAACGTCGTTCCGAGCGCCGGATTGCCGAACAGGATCAGCCGCGATGGACGGACCTTGTTGCCAGCCGCGTTGCCGAGCCTTGCTTGATCGATATCATCGAACAGCATTATGCCCTTCTCTGCGACGCTGCCTTTGATCTTTGTGACAGTCTCGTCGACCGAATAGCGACTCTTCAGAACAACGACACCGTCCCGGGCACCTGCCTGGACGATAGTGGCTGATGCCGACAGAATTCCTGCCAATGAAAGCGCGGCCATGAACAATAGTCTGATCATTCTTTGCATGTCATTTACTCCTTTCGGTTGTGTCTGTATTCAAACTCGTCGCCGGCTTCCGCATGGAAGGGGCGACCCCTATTCCGGCTACCACGGAAAGTTGGGATCTATCGGTGCGGGGCGCTTAGCGAACCCGCGAGCAGCATTGCTACCGCCAGAGCTGCGATAAGCACGTAGACGGATGCGTTCCAGCCGACGTGATCGTAGACCTGACCGAGAACCACACTGCCGGCCATGCCTCCGGTATAGTAGGATGCGAGGTAGATGCCGCTCGCTCCAGCCTTGTCGCTCCTGGCATGTTGACCGACGACGCCGGTTGCCATTGCCTGTGCGAGGAAGGTGCCGACTGCCACCAGTGT includes these proteins:
- a CDS encoding Gfo/Idh/MocA family oxidoreductase; the encoded protein is MRLLILGTGGMANQHAARFKAIEGVSVVGGVDVVPERLAAFCTEHGIANHFISLEDALAWGEFDAVANVTPDRIHHPTTLQAIAAGKHVFCEKPLATDAVKAMEMTEAIERAGKVGMVNLTYRNSPALQKGRQMVLAGEIGAVRHVEASHLQSWLVGRHWGDWKSESKWLWRLSKKHGSNGALGDIGIHIVDFASYGSGLDVAHVFARLKTFDKAPDHRIGEYDLDANDSFTMNVDFTNGAIGTIQATRTAAGQMDQLRLRVYGETGSVEMIYDTGKSTLRACLGEDVHTATWRDVPFDPVETNYQRFVQAVRAGKTQEPSFRRAANIQKVLDTALASDLSHTDEALG
- a CDS encoding carbohydrate ABC transporter permease is translated as MSGRTGSRLGDAMSYLFMLVMFVFFAGPLTYLLSMALRDKREVYRGAARYIPDNPTIQNFITVLNNSYFPIYLWNGLKLAALSGLGVLIVALPAAYAFSRFQFRGKGLSMMGLLLFQMISPLVIMVPLYRYMNRLGLLDTHFAVVMVYIALGVPLATWLLKSTVDGIPRSLDEAAMIDGCNRFSVFWRIIVPLSAPGIASVFIITVIAGWSQFLVPFLLLTKNDLMPIGVGIFNFRGMQTDSSIQLLAAACLIAVVPAIVAFLSLQRLILGAMTSGAVKG
- a CDS encoding ROK family transcriptional regulator; protein product: MRYLRSGPRRLHTQELGAPRAKTVGLRSGEIADRNIRVILEAIRRHGPLTRTELGRHSGLTGPGITNILRRLADEKLVTSNRRTGLGGVATATEFALRPEGAFSIGVKLRRTRGEIVLIDLSGQVHDRVYFDVEPEDGVGAVHAAVRDMADRHATLPIVGLGIAANDWNDARSEQLAAMSTIARTYVENECTASLLAERTIGSAMPEGGLAMIIIDDDVQAGFLIRGIPYSGVHGRAGSIGEMLTGPDNVQLNTVVGFDSLRSRIGDEDFARLLRGEEFSSSSLSQWIREAAGHLLDPIIAMAGFIAPSVVMIGGDLPQGVIEALIHQLSVERRDTSTRPLLTPWISPMRPASFSGGGVALGAALLPFLNTLLLPPASA
- a CDS encoding sugar ABC transporter permease, with translation MSPIASEADSPPQSRTFMRRFAGAPLPWIMPVIIVIGIFYLYPVIDVFRLSFTNATLIGENQQYTFGSITSALSSPQLPDILWATLIFVGGSVIGQQILGLAVAVTVIRGEKRGLFGTTILRTTALVAWVVPGIAGGIIWQMLFSEAPYGALNSILRLMHMPTVAWLSDPAMAPWSTLISNIWRGTAFSMVVMYAALKSIDPSLYEAAEVDGASASQQFFFVTLPQLRAAILVNMILITIQTVNTFDAIITLTGGGPGRATEVISLYVFNIVFRNYDLSGGSVLSVLMLIISLGLAFVYASFLPKEEEQ
- a CDS encoding DUF302 domain-containing protein, translating into MQRMIRLLFMAALSLAGILSASATIVQAGARDGVVVLKSRYSVDETVTKIKGSVAEKGIMLFDDIDQARLGNAAGNKVRPSRLILFGNPALGTTFITANPVAGLDWPVRVLVYEAKDGTVRVAYTDFNWIARRHGITSREKEFKMASEVIKAVTDPVHQ
- a CDS encoding extracellular solute-binding protein — its product is MKSATVSALALSTVLFSASTIFAQELATKDRIGLADAPKTLVVRLTNDSPNNSDPAIAEGYQKLFVDFIKKHPDWKLQMQFMSSDIGTEQAKMLEQAKAGNAPDCAAVDSFVLSQFMVNHVLADFTPYFSKEEVDDLFPFIRSGITDKDKTIRAWWWDTDLRVLYRNKSVVADAPKTWDELKKAALASTKEGMEGVLFNGGRWEGTTFDWLANYWALGGKLVDDSGKPIFGEGENKEKFLKALNYFKDLVDSGAAPKRVTTIANYDDMNAAAAAATTALFIGGNWQYAQLKTTLDEEEFKNWTFSPIPGPTADQKSTGTGGWTVASFSKDKEKIEMCANLARDVYMGPANALQQQLPTRKSLFDKYEVFSTEANKTFANALVDGQARPGVPIYPEISNQIQIMMGDVLSGTKKPEEALDAAFSAAMEAYKRL
- a CDS encoding peroxiredoxin-like family protein, producing MSTDSVDRPLQPGDRAPNVVLDAISREGKIALDDFRGRSPLLIGLFRGLHCPFCRRHVSAMAQLNPALKEKGIECLAVVKTPVERARLYFRYHPLPNLISASDPEGASHRAFGLPILELTENETEWPHKLGMDAVRTMRIDLPRELPVPMNPAAAGDFLEKKDPYEMTAADQQIIIAGHMPLIGEFLLDRDGTVRWSFTEAEEGGQNLCRAPSPEELMSAASQVALQ